In Mercenaria mercenaria strain notata chromosome 13, MADL_Memer_1, whole genome shotgun sequence, the DNA window ctaaaaaaaaaaccagaaggcctagatcttagatatttgacatgtatcattgcctagtagacttctacaaaatttgttcaaatcattacccccggggtcaaattgaccccgccccatggggttacttgattgtacatagaaaaatcttcaaaattttctaaaaataaaccagaaggcctagagcttagatatctgacatgtagcattgcttagtggacctctggaaaatttgttcaaatcttgaccacccagggtcaaattgacccagcaaATTGACCCAGCtcaaggggttacttgattgtacatagagaaatcttcataaatttgctaaaaataaaccagaaggcttagatatttgatatgtaacattgcctgttagacttctacaaactttgttcaaatcatgacccccggggtaaaattggcccagccccaggggttacttgattgtacatctgaaaatcttccaaaaattttctaaaaatcatcagtttgacatttgaaacatgtagctcatattactcaggtgagcgatccagggtcatcatgaccctcttgttggcataaatgtttgcctcaatgagacagggagtgtcttgtgcaactcccagtccttttgacagctggcgggctcgccATGTTGCCGGTTGGCATCTagttaaaattaaaacagttgtGAAATACTTACACTTTTCATATTTAagtattcaaatattattttaatgaataactgttttaaatgacattaaattttaatttaaatagcGGCAGTTTGagtttcaaaacttttagaaaaaagtagttaagcgttcataattaatccattttattttgaaataatagtcaaaattaattaatgaattgcttgttttataagctttccattcctcaaaacaaatatataaatttgtgtattaagaattaaagtttaggccgttagaaaaacatcacttttttacaaatggcgatcaatgttttatcatttctaaaaatagaatatcaacggatttatatacaaacacgatctcattcgttttatcgactgaaaaatcagataagtattgataccttatgtaaataacattttaaactacataaaatcattacttattcattcagaaatcaatAACCAGATGGCTAGAATGCatgctaggcgtccggttactgGATGGCTTGACACTTTCTTTGTAGAAAGGAAGTGTGCAGCTGTCGGCTATCACTGGACATATTGACTGCTTTCTTGCTGTCCAATCACCAGACAGCTAGCCTGTCTTTTTTTAGGGGGTTTCTcaatttattcatgaattatgAATTTTCCTGATAAAACACTAGTTAATAGATTAAAGTTGCTTATACCGGCCAGTAGCCTAGTCCAACGTCTTGTACGAAAGTCGctatattgtgataattttttaaCAGGTCAATATCTCTCTGCCCTATAACAAAAATATCTCAGAATAAGTTCTGacatcaaattatttggactaccagTAGTCTTACTCATTAGGCTTAaatcaggatgacttattttatgaactgatattttatagttgtcatccctttaagccttacccgtatctgcattttactgatAGCTAGGAAAacgtaaacattaaaaaatccaaaaaagtaatataatactggtcagacttacttgctccaataaattaaacattgatattcatatagaaacttcaaatgggttgaatataactcataattttaaataagagacttgaATCTTCGGAAATATGATGTGAACAGGTGCAAGGAGATATTTACCCGGACACCAGTTTTAATACACAGTGGACTGCCGATTGACAcgaaattgcagaaacaaaacacatttaATATACATTCAGAAAAtgtcagtgaaacattttttgcTCGactacaaagtatggagagctatcctactcgacccggcgttggTATCGGCCGCCGATGATCGGCGTCCTTCTgtgtccgcactttggttaaagttttgatgcactttctctttatctttgttattacttgatggatttactttaaacttaaaatagttgttcctcatcatcacccacatcatattgcacaaggatcataactctagcaccaatatttcatgaattatccccccttttaacttagaatttcaggttaaaattttggtgcactttcactttatctcagttattactaaatggatttcattcagacttaaaatgattgttcaacatcatcacatacatcatataacacaagggccgttactcttgcaccagtatttcatgaattattccccctttttacttagaatttcaggttaaagttttggtgcactttcacgctatctcagttattattaaatggatttgattcagacttaaaatagttgttccaccttatcacccacatcatatgacacatggtccataactctggcaccaatttttcatgaattatgccccttttacttagaattaaaggttaattttgatgcattttcactatatctcaggttattactaaatggatttgattcaacatgacacaaggtgcatcactcttgcaccaatatttcatgaattattccccctttttgctaagaattatacttgatatttaatgttttgatacacttgatccttatctctcttattacttaatacttttgacacagactcaagctgttatccaatatttcatccacGTTGGAGTCAttgaacactccagtgacagctccagcttcgtcaaatgtgcccagtttcactatccagcatcgaaatagtcgagcacgctgtctcctatGACAGGTCTTGTTATGCTTTagtgtcaacataaattcattatcagagatgtaatcattacaaatacattgtaaatgcaccagaaaacgttcccaacggatttcattagaaatatgcagaataaattTGGACGTGATGGGACGGTGAGTCAGAAGTATATCACGGTGTCCCGAAAAATCCTATTGTTTGGACTGACCGTCCAGCAGAACAGTTTAGAAACGTCTGTATATACTTACATAATCATGATTGCTTTCTGCTTTGCAGTATTGTCCATCCGGTGCAGATGGTTTGTGGATTCATTGCAATTTCTGTGGCATTTGGAGGCTTTGTTTACTGTACCAGTTCACGATGGAAGGCAAGGCGCTTTAAACGAGATCATCCGATAATAAGCGTGATTGTGATACTCCTCTCTGGATACTTGTTGGTCTATATGGTTGGAGCTGTAATAGTTTTCATGTTTGGAATTGCTTTTCCACTATTGTGTGAGTATTgaagcttcctgtttgaaaaggTTTTATTAACTGGTAGCGGtgatctagtggttaaggtgttggcCATTCAACCTGGAAGTCATGTGTTTGAGCCGCACTTGGGTAACGATTATGCCTTCTGTTTTTTACAGGAAGCAGACTCAAGAGTGATTCACATAACCatcaagctttcatcacaatagaCCTAATATAAATAGTATAAACTTAactaattatatgaaaatttaatgtttctCTATTTGAGTAAGAAATGACTGATTTTGTGATAAAGTACCTGATAGAaggtattgattttaatgctaacAACAGTAACAAGTGTTTTAGTATGCATGAATGGTACTGTTTATAATTTTAACTTTGAgtatatttaaagatttaaattgATAAACAATTCCATATTTTGTAGTAACATCAATAGCAAACTTTATTTTACAGTAATACTGATACATGCATCATTTCGGATGAGGAGTAtcaaaaataaagtaacaaaccGTCTGGAAACCGTGGGTCTCAAGAGAACACCAATGGGGATAATACTGGAGGGACTTGGCCAGGACCAGGAACCAGTCTCATAAATTGATGTACCTTTATACTTGTAGTCTGTGGTTTATATTGTCAATCTTGTATATTTATACAACTGTTCACATTTACAGGCCATAATCTGGTATTATCTTTCTTATGAATTGAACCAACTATATAACTGCTATTTAATACTAGGGTTGCtggtatttctttatatttacatgtatatcacattttataaaggaaacatttttgtcaaaaagttttaTTACCTATTAGTAGATGCCTAGTTAGATGGATTGGTGGAACGTAGCAATGTATGCATTTCAAGAAATCCAGATTATATGGGCCTAGAGAACTAGGAGTTGGTCTGCTGGTATACTGTAAAGGAATATTTTGCAAGAAAaccaaatgataaaaatatatagtaGATGTAGTAATGAAGGAATTTTCTTGAGAATTTTAAACATAGCTGAATATACaaggcagtttctttaataaatacaGCATTCAATATTGTCATTTTAGAAATAGCATTTAACTTTTGTGACAGTATGCTCAGTTACCATAGTTTCTACAACATACATTGGTTTAATATGTAGAACAGTATCTATAGATTAACATGTATCTGTGATATATTTGCCTAACAGCCTAACTCTGTAATCAAATTACTGATATTTTTCTCTAAAGAATTGAGTAGAACAATAATAATTTAAGCAGTGTAGTATGGTATGATTAATTCATATAACAAATTCTGGTTAAGTACTTACCGTggcatataaacatataaaattacatataaaattaatatggCTGTTCAAAGTGTGTGTCAAAGCCttcacaaaacaacaaaaacatcaacTAACTCAGGCTGTTGGAAAAGCAGACGTTATAAGACTGCATCACAATGCTTTAAAAGTTTACTTTCTATCGGCAGTGTGATACTTTCTATCGGCAGTGTGAGAACAAATTTAGGTTTTTAGTCTCTACCGATGGAACGCAGGAGTAGACTATTATAAGAAGccctccgtctgtctgtccatctgtaaatctggatcctgcagttactcaaaaaatattcaagctaggttcataaaactttgcATGTGAATAGAgtgcaatatgtagattatgcatgtacatgacttACGCttgtaggtcgaaggtcaaggtcactattgaaggtcaagtaaaaactgtctgctccataacttttatatgcattgttggattatcttagtgctgcACACAAAagttcccctggatgagacagtgtgtcaacacatgacctatgcttgttggtcaaaggtcaaggtcacttttgaaagttttccaacagtaggggacttctgttttgccactgcaatactcagtAACTTGTTTGCATAATAACTTGACAAACGTAAACTGTTCTTGCCAGTCAAGATTTACAGATGTGACCTTTGAAATGCAGCAGCTGTATACAGCTTCATCTGAActgtaaatacatgtagtaaaaatACAGTCactaaagggactggcctccagatcattcaacagcagaaaaaaatatttttttagttatctggaaataaatgctacatttcttaagaaggctttaaaccctaattactgacaaactatatgttacagaaacacatgagatttgctgtttttactgctttttacagtgaaaatcgaaaagcgtttgtattGCTTTACTCCAAATAAACAGTTAAAACTGTCTCGattgtaaatatctatattttgtagtcataattcactaatttcactatagcgctattggttacgatgacaggaaaatgtctttattgccgcagcgGTCCGGGGATGATTTCCGGtatggtcatctttttttctttatttggaattttttaaatattttagaaacaaaaactcatattctaatgttcataatatgaccaaacttcaatttgaaagaaagagttttttaaccaaatctggaggtcagtgcattTAATATCACTGTGAATATATTAGGAACTGCAATGAATGGCAGACACAATGGAGTTGAGCATACTGGCATAAATGTCTTTGAAGTGAGTGTGTATTGTtctttgtacattttttatatatgCTTACATCATTATCATTTGAGATTTGTAGTgtgtgttaatatatatatacatgtagtgtgTATGTAGTATTTTAAGACTAAAGGTTAGTGTGTGTTTTATAGAgtattatttaatataataacttcttttcttcttttgttgttataaacatacatttataaatatttaaagcatttatatttaatggaaaagaaagaatttttaaagcattgatcagttaaaatgaaattatcacaaatacaaaataaaaaatgtgttatAGTTAACCAGGCTTATGTAATATCTTAGAACTACTTGAATATTACAGACACAATTTTTAACTGAATGAAAATGTGATACCCCTGATAGTGTTGTTTTGGGCCATGTATTGGATTATCTTTATCATTTTAATCATGCTAGTTTTAACTACGTAGTGCCTAGTATGTATATTAACCTTTacaatgctaaatttctaaaatttgggcagtaccacttattattaaaagatatattcactgaaaatttactgactgaataccaAACAGTGCAGACCCTGATCAGCCTGCAGACATGCagggtgatcttggtctgcactggtcacaaagtcAGGATCACTTgtcgccagtaggctaaaggttaaaatgctaTGCATGGCACTGCAAATATTTCCAACAAGAAGTTTTGTGTAAGCACTTGCCTAAGTACCTTTTTTTCAGTACATTTTTCTGATAGTgtataaattttatgtatttgaaggtttggcaatatattttgcataaaattattaCCTGTTTATATATACCTGTACATCAATGATTGAATGAAAAACTGTTGTAAGTTGGTCTCAAAATTCAGAGAgttacaacagttttttttttcagccatgcctttttcatacaagaataaagattttattaagaaatgAAATCTAGCGTGTAAATTCATGTTCATCTGATTCCATGTCGCTTTATCTCATGTAAACTGGCTTCATAATATtccatttttttgtgtgtaaaatttttataggtatataaAACATGACATGTAATAAATGAAGGCTGTTCTTTTGCTTTGTACCCCTTCTGtaccaaatattgttttattagctcacctgtcacatagtgacaaggtgagcttttgtgaccacccttcgtccgtcgtctgtgcgtgcgtccgtgcatccgtcaacaatttcttgtctgcacaatagtggtttcatttatgattttattttaaccaaacttgcacacaacttgtatcaccataagatctcggttcctttcttgaactggccagatcccattacgggttacagagttatggcccctgaaagggccaatattggctattttgaccttgtctgcacaatagcagcttcatttataatttgaatttaatcaaacttgcacactacttgtattgccataagatcttggttcctttcgtcaactggccagatcccataatgggttccagagttatggcccctgaaaggtccaaaattggctattttggcattcgcagccatatagagacttccaaaatatcttcaacaacaataaatcttggattccatggcaaatcagatccaatggtaggttccagagttattttatatcttatttaagtcccctgattgtaatcaaaatggatttatatcagtaagtacttataggacttatttgaattttcattattgtcattagttgcactgagccaatcagggtagataactatggaccgattttatgtcaaattacctccctttatttcaaattaaaatgggtatatctctgtaactaatgaagatactgatctgaaatttcatttatgtcaacagatttatttggcagatccttagtttgttcacttacaataattttctttttaattacttcccttttacgttactataaatagcttatttttagtaacttttttattattgaccgtagggaaaagccgagaccacttttttgtggtacaacatggatggtacctccaatttttaggtgtattttgacatatctgtaccttgtaagaatttgttttctttttggttaaatttctttcctttgttatgcccccgaagggaggcatatagtttttgaaccgtctgtctgtctgtcggtctgtcagtctgtcggtctgtcggtctgtccacaattttcgtgtccggtccatatctttgtcatcgatggatggattttcaaataacttggcatgaatgtgtaccacagtaagacagcgtgcagtgcgcaagacccaggtccgtagctcaaaggtcaaggtcacacttagacgttaaagggtagtgcgttgatgggcgtgtccggtccatatctttgtcatcgatggatggattttcaaataacttggcatgaatgtgtaccacagtaagacgacgtgcagtgcgcaagacccaggtccgtagctcaaaggtcaaggtcacacttagacgttaaaggatagtgcattgatgggcgtgtccggtctatatctttgtcatcgatggatggattttcaaataacttggcatgaatgtgtaccacaataagacgacgtgtcacacgcaagacccaggtccgtagctcaaaggtcaaggtcacacttagacgttaaagatcatttttcatgatagtgcattgatgggcatgtccggtccatatctttgtcattcatgcatggattttaaaataactatgcatgaatgtgtgacacagtaagacgatgtgtcgcgcgcaagacccaggtccgtaggtcaaaggtcctaaactctaacatcggccataactattcattcaaagtgccatcgggggcatgtgtcatcctatggagacagctcttgttgttcctgtcctttggacatagatattttttctgaggaccttcttatcctcaagtgcaatgataacaggtgagcgatatagggccatcatggccctcttgttccgTTTACACATGTAAGTGATACAGTCACATACAGAACAAAAAAATTGTGTCTTATTTTCTGTTCTCCATTCCTGATACATACGTATTAGTGAGATGTGTATTAAgatatttttcatagattttaataATTACAAGTCCCGTTTTGTGTTATGTGCAATATTCAAAAACCAAATAAACCCTCACCCACTCTGTTTTGTTCTGCTATATGTTAATAcagtatttctaaaattttcaggTTTCCACTTAATAGGTCAGTTATACAACATTTCTCTTTCATTAATGACTGCCTATATAAATAATCACTATATATTTTTGCTATTTGACCAGTCTATAATTATTCAACAAGTTTACAGTGCTAATGTGTCaaagactgaaaaaaaataaaaccgaatattaatttctgatgtcatgtaataaaacttaTTGAATGGTTTGGATTATTTGATGGCAAGCCATTTAATATGTGTATAATGTTGCACTCATATTGTTGCCATGCCTATATCTGGTTTTCTACAAGAAATTTTGTAGGAACTGACAGTGGAAGATAAATTCCCATTGATATATAATGCataatacaataattattattattattcatttcccTATTTATACAAAACAATAAGCTAGTAAGAGTAAAATTTACTTACaacctcttatttgtaaattgaaAACACTCCCTAGATACTAACCATGCCTGTACTGTCATAGTggcatatatatacatgtatatatgaattaaTATTGCTAATTAGGATGACAGTgagggctttgatattgtacAACTTAAACTGTCAGTAGAATTATCAGcctgtattgattttgataaaattatattgtattttaatatttaattatgcCCACTTTCGAGTGTGTTTTAGCAGGTTACCTTGAAAGATGTTTTAGAAGTCTTGCCATGTTTGCATTAGAATCTCGAGAGGATATACATTTTGATTCACCTAATTGTCACTGTTTTAAATCAAGCTTTTTTTCCTAGGCAGATTTTCAGACTTTCAGTCAGACATTGTAATAATGTTTATAAGACTTGTTCTCCTCGTGAATACACTCAATGTAATTCTGGTATCAAGAAACGTTAAAATATCTGGTGAATACTACCGGTATTCAAGGTGTTCACTATTCATAATTATATCTTGCTTCTgtgttcattttgtatttttgtcctGTCgcatttgtgattttttaaagaaCTATTTTTGAAGGAGTACTGAAGTTTATAAGTGTGGAGTTACTGAGTTTTGTCTTTGTATAGGTAAAGGTAGATGTTtcataagatattttgaaagtgttatcaattttatttatgtCTTTTCATGAATAACATGATGTAATAAAAAGgtgtaaatattatattaaagacacttgctgcagtttcttgtatgagagatgggcaAAAAATTTcctaataatagaatttgttgaaacattgtatatgaacacagtttcatgttagaaacagaaaaatgcaaaaacaattataggtcatcgTGCTTGTTTAAGAGTTAcctgcccttaaaactggatttttcttcaaatctgcatttttaagggcagataactccaaAAACAAGCAAGGTGCCATTCGATTTTTttccataattctgtttctaacatgacactgttcATATACAATGCTTCAACAAATTCTGTTAATGGAAAATGttttacccaaaactgccgcATGTGTCCTTTACACTAGATTATGCACTTGTTTTTCTGCACAATAAATTACTTCCTATGTTAATGATGTATTCCAGGTCAAACACATTCACATTAAGTAAAATGGTAAAAGAACATTTTAATGCTCAATTGTTTGAAAGTAGCgatgtttatttataaatgtcATTGTTTAAAGGCACCGT includes these proteins:
- the LOC123529867 gene encoding PRA1 family protein 3-like, which gives rise to MADVQLAPLRPIGDFLMESARFQIPNIKDPEKWANRVLNNLLYYQTNYFLTALLVFLLIGIVHPVQMVCGFIAISVAFGGFVYCTSSRWKARRFKRDHPIISVIVILLSGYLLVYMVGAVIVFMFGIAFPLLLILIHASFRMRSIKNKVTNRLETVGLKRTPMGIILEGLGQDQEPVS